A window of Conger conger chromosome 13, fConCon1.1, whole genome shotgun sequence contains these coding sequences:
- the LOC133107887 gene encoding tripartite motif-containing protein 16-like, producing MAEGGILLDQDQFSCVICLDLLKDPVTIPCGHSYCRGCIKGCWNQDDHTGVYSCPQCRTTFTPRPVLSRNTLLAEVVEKLKKTGLQAAPSALCYAGPGDVVCDVCTGRKRKAVKSCLVCLASYCETHLKLHNELNPGNTHNIINATGHLQDNICPQHKKLLEIYCRTDQQCICLLCVIDEHRGHDSVSAAVERTEKQKQLGATQSQFQQRLQEKEKELQDLRQAVQSLKRSAQTAVEDTERIFSEMIRSIERRCSEMKELIRDQEKAEVSRAEGLLERLEQEIAELRRRDAELEQLSHTEDHIHFLQSCQSFCVPPELGDLPSITVSPHVSFEAVRKSVSGLKDRLEDVCKVELANISESVKEAHTVESRTREDFLQYSCQLTLDPNTANKYLHLSEGNREVTRVKESQSYPNHPERFAGKAQVLCREGVSGCCYWEAEWSGGNTVSIAVSYKHISRKGNDNDCILGGNDKSWTLACFPSGYSFWHNNKRTEIPVPPSSRIGVYLDHREGTLSFYSVSDTMTLLHRFQTTFTQPLYPGFGFSPGTSLKLCDLA from the exons atggctgaaggtggaattttactggatcaggaccagttcagctgtgTGATCTGTCTGGATTTGCTGAAAGATCCGGTgactattccctgtggacacagttactgtcggggctgtattaagggctgCTGGAATCAAgatgatcatactggtgtctacagctgtccccagtgcagaacGACCTTCACTCCCAGGCCTGTTCTGAGCAGAAACACTCTGCTGGCTGAAGTTGttgagaaactgaagaagacaggtctccaagctgctccttctgctctctgttacgctggacctggagacgtggtgtgtgatgtctgcactgggagaaagcgcaAAGCCGTCAAGTCCTGTCTGGTTTGTTTAGcatcttactgtgaaactcacctcaaacttCACAATGAGCTCAACCCAGGAAACACACATAATATCATCAATGCTACTGGACATCTGCAGGACAATATTTGCCCTCAACATAAAAAACTGTTGGAGATTTACTGTCGTACCGATCAGCAGTgcatctgtctgctgtgtgtgatcgatgaacacagaggccatgatagtgtctcagctgcagtagaaaggactgagaaacag aagcagctgggggcgacacagagtcaattccagcagagactccaggagaaagagaaggagctgcaggatctgagacaggctgtgcagtcactcaag cgctccgcacagacagcagtggaggacacCGAGAGGATCTTTTctgagatgatccgctccattgagagaaggtgctctgagatgaaagagctgatcagagatcaggagaaggctgaagtgagtcgggctgaaggactcctggagcgactggagcaggagattgctgagctgaggaggagagacgctgagctggagcagctttcacacacagaggatcacatccatttcctccag agctgtcagtctTTCTGTGTCCCTCCTGAACttggagacttacccagcatcactgtcagtccacacgtctcttttgaggctgtgaggaaatctgtctctggaCTGAAAGATCGACTTGAGGACGTCTGCAAGGTGGAACTGGCCAACATTTCTGAATCAG tgaaagAAGCCCATACTGTAGAgtccaggaccagagaggatttcttacagt attcctgtcagctcacactggacccaaacacagcaaataaatacctccatctgtctgaggggaacagagaggtgacccgTGTGAAAGAGAGCCAGTCATATCCtaatcatccagagagatttgcgGGAAAAGCCCaagtgctgtgcagagagggtgtgtctggatgctgttactgggaggctgagtggagtgggggtAATACAGTGTCAatagcagtgtcatataaacacatcagcaggaaaggaaatGATAATGACTGTATACTGGGAGGTAATGACAAGTCCTGGACACTGGCCTGCTTTCCCTCCGGGTACTCTTTCTGGCACAATAACAAGCGCACTGAAATCCCTGTTCCACCATCCTCCAGAAtcggagtgtacctggatcacagggaaggaactctgtccttctacagtgtctctgacaccatgaccctcctgcacagattccagaccacattcactcagcccctctatcctgggtttgGGTTTTCTCCTGGAACCTCTttaaaactgtgtgatctggCATGA